The following are from one region of the Corallincola holothuriorum genome:
- the waaF gene encoding lipopolysaccharide heptosyltransferase II has product MKYLVVGPAWVGDMVMAQSLFKQLQQDDAEAIIDVVAPTFSLPILQRMPEVNDTIDLPFGHGEFAFSGRRALGKSLRERNYDKAIILPRSFKSALVPYYAEIPVRVGFGGELRSWLLTDVRKRKPTVVDGKINDMTVKRFLSLGLTPEQAATENYQILPPALETNTENRFALMNQHELSTERPIVCICPGAEYGPAKQWPVEYHAELAQQLVAKGYQVWVLGSPKEMAAAEQIAPAGLPHLYNFCGKTKLADTIDLFSMADAVVSHDSGLMHVAAATGVFTVAIYGSSSPEFTPPLSENKQIIYLGIDCSPCFKKTCPLGHYNCLKDISVEQVLNTICHSEPQPSEIESTHGKTEQ; this is encoded by the coding sequence ATGAAATATCTTGTAGTTGGCCCCGCGTGGGTCGGTGACATGGTGATGGCCCAAAGCTTGTTTAAGCAGCTGCAACAGGATGATGCCGAAGCCATCATTGATGTGGTCGCCCCGACGTTTTCTTTGCCTATTTTGCAACGAATGCCAGAGGTCAACGACACCATAGATCTGCCATTTGGTCATGGCGAATTCGCGTTCTCGGGACGACGTGCTCTGGGTAAAAGCCTGAGGGAACGCAACTATGATAAAGCGATTATTTTGCCCCGTTCATTCAAATCGGCTCTGGTTCCCTATTACGCAGAGATCCCTGTCCGGGTAGGTTTCGGTGGCGAGCTGAGAAGCTGGCTTCTCACCGATGTCAGAAAGCGCAAGCCGACAGTGGTTGATGGCAAAATCAATGATATGACAGTGAAACGCTTCTTATCATTGGGGCTGACTCCGGAACAAGCCGCAACAGAGAACTATCAGATACTACCACCAGCGTTGGAGACCAACACTGAGAATCGCTTTGCATTAATGAACCAACATGAGCTGTCCACCGAACGGCCGATAGTTTGTATCTGCCCAGGCGCAGAATATGGCCCGGCCAAGCAGTGGCCAGTGGAATATCACGCCGAACTGGCACAGCAATTGGTCGCCAAAGGCTACCAGGTTTGGGTATTAGGCTCGCCCAAAGAGATGGCCGCAGCCGAACAGATAGCCCCGGCCGGCCTGCCACATCTATACAATTTTTGTGGCAAAACTAAACTGGCCGATACCATTGATCTATTCAGCATGGCTGATGCTGTGGTCAGCCACGATTCAGGCTTAATGCATGTGGCTGCAGCGACAGGGGTTTTTACTGTCGCCATTTATGGCTCCTCTAGCCCGGAATTCACACCACCGCTAAGTGAGAACAAACAGATAATCTATCTGGGGATCGATTGCTCACCCTGCTTCAAAAAAACCTGCCCACTGGGGCATTACAACTGCCTAAAAGATATCTCAGTTGAACAGGTTCTCAATACAATCTGCCATTCCGAGCCGCAGCCTTCAGAAATCGAATCGACACATGGTAAGACTGAACAATGA
- a CDS encoding glycosyltransferase family 2 protein translates to MSERATLAVAMITKNAGPRFAEALASVSWADQVVILDSGSTDDTLEIAKAAGAVVHASKAWPGFGPQRQAAQKLVTCDWLLWLDSDEVVTKELQHSINHLLTNADPNYAYSINRLTDFFGRFIRHSGWYPDRVVRLYATNRFHYDDALVHEKVLVSKDKVRPLSGDLLHYTADDFHDYMAKSLRYSNDWAKQKHAKGKRTTVVGILGHSLASFLKKYLIQRGFLDGKHGLLLAFQSSHYVFNKYLALWILNRQD, encoded by the coding sequence ATGAGTGAGCGAGCAACGCTAGCTGTCGCGATGATCACCAAAAATGCTGGCCCTCGCTTTGCAGAAGCTCTAGCAAGTGTTAGTTGGGCCGATCAGGTTGTGATCCTAGATAGCGGCAGCACCGATGACACGCTTGAAATAGCGAAAGCTGCTGGCGCAGTCGTCCACGCCAGTAAGGCATGGCCTGGGTTTGGACCACAACGACAAGCAGCCCAAAAATTGGTAACCTGCGATTGGCTGTTATGGTTGGATAGTGATGAAGTTGTGACAAAAGAACTTCAACACTCAATCAATCATCTATTGACCAATGCAGATCCAAATTACGCATACAGCATCAATCGTCTAACCGATTTTTTTGGACGCTTCATTCGTCATAGCGGCTGGTATCCAGATCGTGTTGTGCGACTCTACGCCACCAACCGTTTTCACTACGATGACGCGTTGGTGCATGAAAAGGTATTGGTAAGTAAAGATAAAGTCCGCCCACTATCGGGGGATCTACTGCACTATACCGCTGATGACTTTCATGACTATATGGCCAAATCGCTGCGGTACTCGAATGACTGGGCCAAGCAAAAACATGCTAAAGGAAAGCGAACCACTGTGGTGGGCATACTGGGCCATAGTCTAGCGAGTTTTCTAAAGAAGTATCTGATCCAACGCGGCTTTCTCGATGGCAAACACGGCCTACTACTCGCATTTCAATCCAGTCACTATGTGTTCAATAAGTACTTGGCTCTGTGGATATTAAATCGTCAAGATTAA